A genomic region of Planococcus kocurii contains the following coding sequences:
- a CDS encoding efflux RND transporter permease subunit, whose amino-acid sequence MKYLLDRSKLFIFLILILSIVGAYVFITLPQREIPETPSNLVLISTILPGAGPEEVETSITNLLEREIQQVDGIASLQSVSANSASIITLEIEDGENPDELINSIQQQVGNATSGFPDNASETTVEKLDLTFPLVSYMFYGDKEELKNMEDALATLSEEVEAVSGVAGTTVKGLNSQQVLIELNSEELAANGLQPFEVLQSLQQANQPLSLGTHDNGNEQVSLTVQQGQGIDKLKELQVGAAAVPLEDVATIETVDQETEDIVTFEGEDAISYTVFLQTAQDVPSVDDKVSKVIEEFAADLPAGVQAEKYESQADNVNQIFDSLYVSLAIAVLAVLIVTTAGLTLYGSFAVALTVLASVLIGMIPIPWLGVDLNQISVIGLIIAIGILVDDSIVVNDNIQRRYKLGDSARDGAITGVREVYPSIISSSLAIVVTFSPLLLLSGGNGAFIKALPSILITTILASTVLSITLVPMMQYLKTKRRAKKISDTPGFLGKPLEKIALFYSNKVLRGVLKRPLLVGVGGLLVATGLLSLALFTPFEFFPAADREEVTMNVRLAEGTTIENTDEFLANLTEEVKSEDDNIAEISIFSGEGLPNLFASSMNNTGGNTGQVVFRIDREQTTASDFIDKWQPELRERFPEAEIFLDTIVQGPPVGAPVTVDITGEDIEELASIRDGLKAQLLAEGATIVTDNLGAAVPAIEYVPDQQALQENKIALSSVTNQLQLLTQGVPLYTIYEGQMPYQVFLKQSGIDDGQPIDLSQFEVPALSEQGPPTLVPMNELLTPEDTTKLSQVPHKEGDRSITIRAFGDIDDFENKMLAVIDKERESLTDGYELSTGGENSDQEAFFAEIGLLFLVVILLVYLVIAFQFKSFSLPFLVLIAVYLGISGAILGLFLTQTPLSFLGVMGIVSLTGIVVRNAVVLIDFVETRRLSGDFDIKEAIVESGYARIKPILLTTITSIIALVPVALSGDPLFEPLAITIIAGLAFSSLFTLVMIPSLYLVFYRVNRRRNQVTE is encoded by the coding sequence ATGAAATATCTATTAGATCGAAGCAAGTTATTCATATTTTTAATTTTAATCTTATCGATCGTTGGGGCATATGTCTTTATCACATTACCGCAACGTGAGATTCCGGAAACCCCATCAAACCTTGTTTTAATTTCAACAATTTTGCCAGGTGCAGGGCCTGAGGAAGTGGAAACGTCCATCACCAATCTGCTCGAGCGTGAAATCCAACAAGTAGATGGCATTGCATCGCTGCAATCCGTGTCTGCCAATTCTGCTTCCATCATTACACTGGAAATAGAAGATGGTGAGAATCCGGATGAGTTAATCAACAGTATCCAGCAACAAGTAGGAAATGCGACATCAGGATTTCCTGATAACGCATCAGAAACAACGGTGGAAAAACTAGATTTAACTTTCCCCTTAGTGTCGTACATGTTCTATGGGGATAAAGAAGAACTGAAAAATATGGAAGATGCGTTAGCCACGCTTTCTGAAGAAGTAGAAGCCGTTTCAGGAGTTGCTGGAACAACGGTTAAAGGATTAAACTCACAGCAAGTTCTAATTGAACTCAATAGTGAAGAACTAGCCGCTAATGGGCTTCAGCCATTTGAAGTACTCCAATCGCTTCAACAAGCAAATCAGCCATTGTCACTTGGCACACATGATAATGGCAACGAGCAAGTGAGCCTAACTGTGCAACAAGGTCAAGGCATCGACAAACTAAAAGAACTACAAGTAGGTGCAGCAGCAGTACCACTTGAAGATGTTGCAACGATCGAGACGGTAGATCAAGAAACAGAAGACATTGTAACGTTTGAAGGCGAAGACGCCATTTCGTATACGGTCTTTTTGCAAACGGCACAAGACGTTCCTTCTGTAGATGATAAGGTCTCTAAAGTTATTGAAGAATTTGCAGCTGATCTTCCAGCTGGCGTTCAAGCTGAGAAATACGAATCTCAAGCTGATAATGTGAATCAAATCTTCGACAGCCTATATGTTTCATTGGCCATCGCTGTCTTAGCTGTTTTGATCGTCACAACAGCTGGATTAACGTTGTATGGATCTTTTGCAGTCGCGTTAACTGTCTTAGCTTCCGTACTCATCGGGATGATCCCAATTCCGTGGTTAGGCGTTGACTTGAACCAAATCTCAGTGATTGGCCTCATTATTGCCATCGGTATTTTAGTCGATGACAGTATTGTTGTTAACGATAATATTCAGCGGCGTTATAAGCTAGGGGATTCCGCTCGCGATGGAGCGATTACCGGCGTCCGTGAAGTATACCCGTCGATTATTTCTTCTAGTTTGGCAATTGTCGTGACATTCTCTCCATTGTTATTGCTATCAGGCGGTAATGGTGCGTTTATCAAGGCCTTGCCAAGTATTTTAATTACGACAATATTAGCTTCAACGGTGCTGTCGATTACACTTGTACCCATGATGCAATATTTGAAAACGAAACGAAGAGCAAAGAAAATTTCAGATACCCCTGGATTCTTAGGGAAACCACTCGAGAAAATTGCGTTGTTTTATTCGAATAAAGTATTGCGTGGCGTATTAAAACGCCCTCTACTTGTTGGCGTCGGAGGCTTGTTAGTCGCGACAGGATTATTATCTCTTGCGCTCTTTACGCCTTTTGAATTTTTCCCAGCAGCTGACCGTGAAGAGGTAACGATGAACGTCCGCCTTGCAGAAGGCACAACGATTGAAAATACGGATGAATTTCTTGCTAACTTAACGGAAGAAGTCAAATCTGAAGATGATAACATTGCTGAAATTTCAATCTTTTCAGGTGAAGGATTACCAAACTTGTTTGCCTCTTCAATGAACAACACAGGAGGCAACACCGGTCAAGTGGTATTCCGTATTGATCGTGAGCAAACAACCGCTTCGGACTTTATCGATAAATGGCAGCCCGAGTTGCGTGAACGTTTCCCAGAAGCCGAAATTTTCTTGGATACGATTGTACAAGGGCCACCTGTAGGAGCTCCAGTTACAGTGGATATTACAGGTGAAGATATTGAAGAATTGGCGTCTATACGCGATGGATTAAAAGCGCAATTGTTGGCAGAAGGCGCTACGATTGTTACCGATAATTTAGGAGCTGCGGTTCCAGCGATTGAGTATGTACCAGATCAACAGGCGCTACAAGAAAACAAAATCGCGCTTAGTTCAGTGACCAATCAACTCCAGCTGTTGACACAAGGTGTGCCTCTTTACACTATTTATGAAGGTCAAATGCCATACCAAGTGTTCTTGAAGCAATCAGGCATTGACGATGGTCAACCAATTGACTTGTCTCAGTTTGAAGTTCCGGCGCTTAGTGAACAAGGACCACCGACATTGGTGCCGATGAATGAGTTGCTAACACCAGAAGACACAACGAAATTGTCACAGGTACCGCATAAAGAAGGAGACCGTTCGATTACAATTCGTGCATTTGGTGACATTGATGACTTTGAAAACAAAATGTTGGCTGTCATTGACAAAGAGCGTGAGTCATTGACAGATGGCTACGAATTATCGACAGGTGGAGAAAACTCTGATCAAGAAGCTTTCTTTGCTGAAATTGGTCTATTGTTCTTAGTTGTCATTTTGTTAGTGTACTTAGTTATTGCTTTCCAGTTTAAATCGTTTAGCTTACCATTCCTTGTGTTGATCGCTGTTTACTTAGGTATTTCTGGTGCAATTCTTGGATTGTTCTTAACGCAAACACCGCTAAGCTTCCTTGGCGTTATGGGAATTGTTTCCCTGACAGGGATTGTTGTGCGAAACGCAGTTGTGTTGATTGACTTTGTAGAAACACGTCGTCTATCAGGAGACTTTGATATTAAGGAAGCCATTGTCGAATCAGGCTATGCCCGTATCAAACCAATCCTTTTGACAACTATCACGTCAATCATCGCACTCGTGCCAGTCGCCTTATCAGGAGATCCATTATTTGAACCATTAGCCATTACAATCATTGCAGGACTTGCATTCTCAAGCTTGTTCACACTGGTGATGATTCCATCACTTTACTTGGTATTTTACCGTGTGAACCGTCGCAGAAATCAAGTGACAGAATAA
- a CDS encoding nuclease-related domain-containing protein, whose product MQKKFNEFHFEGEFHILWDVNLKIDNWSVQMDGLLLTKRCVIIIESKNISGQLHFDEQTDEFFRINSAGEKTVMENPKIQLNKHIRFLTQYFKLHKINLPVSGLVVFTAKDSEFISKPRGVASCKTYQMIEYLLKILQAFPLEAEMIKLTKLKKLILTNQTPYKKLPLCAYYFIDPIDLQPGVYCQTCKAFTMQRNKRSWVCDYCGVRDASAHLLALQEYFTFVGPTITNQKLRNFCGFASRAVATRLLGQLDLEKTGESKASSYCIRE is encoded by the coding sequence ATGCAGAAGAAATTCAATGAATTCCATTTTGAAGGAGAGTTTCATATCTTATGGGATGTAAACTTGAAAATCGACAACTGGTCTGTCCAAATGGATGGTCTATTGCTGACTAAGCGTTGCGTAATCATCATTGAGTCTAAAAACATTAGTGGCCAACTCCATTTTGATGAACAGACGGATGAATTTTTCCGTATTAATTCCGCAGGAGAAAAAACGGTTATGGAAAATCCGAAAATCCAGCTGAATAAGCATATTCGTTTTCTGACACAATATTTTAAACTGCATAAAATTAATTTACCCGTATCTGGCTTGGTTGTTTTCACCGCTAAAGACAGTGAATTTATTTCCAAACCACGCGGTGTTGCTAGTTGTAAGACTTACCAAATGATCGAATACCTTTTGAAAATTCTACAGGCTTTCCCCCTCGAAGCCGAAATGATAAAACTGACCAAACTCAAGAAATTGATTTTGACCAATCAAACCCCTTATAAAAAACTCCCTTTGTGCGCTTACTATTTTATTGATCCAATAGATTTACAACCTGGCGTCTATTGTCAAACTTGCAAAGCTTTTACGATGCAACGGAACAAGCGTAGCTGGGTTTGCGATTATTGCGGAGTACGAGACGCATCTGCGCACCTTTTGGCTCTTCAAGAATATTTCACGTTTGTAGGGCCGACCATAACAAATCAAAAGCTTCGTAATTTCTGCGGATTCGCATCACGTGCGGTTGCCACCAGGTTGCTTGGTCAATTGGATTTAGAGAAAACCGGAGAATCAAAAGCCTCCTCGTATTGCATACGAGAATAA
- the dapA gene encoding 4-hydroxy-tetrahydrodipicolinate synthase, with protein sequence MNFGQVITAMVTPFDQYEEIDFPATQNLIEHLIANGSDGLVVAGTTGESPTLSIEEKIELFQFTVNTVAGRIPVIAGTGSNNTRASISLTQQAEKVGVDGIMLVTPYYNKPSQEGMFQHFQAIAESTHLPVMLYNIPGRSVVNLLPETVIRLSQINNIVSIKEASGDLDAASEIIEHTAESFTVYSGDDSLTLPMLSIGGAGIVSVAAHIIGNDMQDMITSFKTGDVKTAAAIHRRLLPTMKALFAAPNPSPIKAALHMTGVSTGGVRLPMIALTDEETLTLHKSLPSLHSEAVTN encoded by the coding sequence ATGAATTTCGGCCAAGTAATTACAGCAATGGTAACACCATTCGACCAATACGAGGAAATTGATTTTCCGGCAACGCAAAACTTAATCGAGCACTTGATTGCTAATGGATCTGACGGTCTTGTCGTCGCAGGAACTACAGGCGAATCGCCAACTTTATCGATAGAGGAAAAAATAGAATTGTTCCAGTTTACCGTCAACACTGTTGCCGGACGGATTCCGGTCATCGCAGGAACCGGCTCGAACAATACGCGGGCATCGATTTCTTTGACTCAACAAGCAGAGAAAGTCGGCGTAGATGGCATTATGCTAGTTACGCCTTATTACAATAAGCCTTCACAAGAAGGCATGTTCCAACATTTCCAAGCCATTGCGGAGTCGACTCATCTACCTGTCATGCTCTATAACATTCCAGGACGTAGCGTCGTTAACTTGCTTCCAGAAACCGTCATCCGCTTGTCTCAAATTAACAATATCGTTTCTATTAAAGAAGCGAGCGGTGATTTGGATGCTGCTTCAGAAATTATTGAACACACAGCTGAATCTTTTACTGTCTATAGCGGCGATGACAGTCTGACTTTACCGATGCTGTCTATCGGTGGTGCGGGCATCGTTTCGGTTGCTGCACATATTATCGGCAACGATATGCAAGACATGATTACGAGTTTTAAAACAGGTGATGTGAAAACAGCAGCAGCTATTCATAGACGGTTATTGCCAACAATGAAAGCATTGTTCGCTGCGCCAAATCCATCTCCAATCAAAGCAGCACTGCACATGACAGGTGTTTCGACTGGGGGCGTTCGGTTACCAATGATTGCACTGACTGACGAAGAAACCCTGACGTTACACAAGTCTTTACCCAGTCTGCATTCAGAAGCAGTAACAAATTGA
- a CDS encoding NupC/NupG family nucleoside CNT transporter, giving the protein MNLLWGIFGVFVVLGIAFLLSSGKKSIKPRTILGGLAIQITFAFMVLEWEFGRKMLLGLSNKVQNVIDYAGEGIAFLFGPAADIGGFGFVFAFQVLTIIIFFSSLISVLYYLGVMQIVIKILGGALSKLLGTSKAESISAAANIFVGQTEAPLVIRPFIAGMTKSELFAVMTGGLASVAGSTLAGYALLGVPLEYLLAASFMAAPAGLIMAKIMMPETEEVEEKEFVMEKDEASVNVVDAAARGASDGLQLALNVGAMLLAFIALIALLNGVLGGIGGWFGFGGLTIQSILGVIFAPLAWAIGVPWAEAVQAGSFIGQKLVLNEFVAYSAFAPEIANLSPKTVIVVSFALCGFANLSSLAILLGGLGAIAPSRRSDIARLGMRAVAAGVLASLLSAAIAGMFV; this is encoded by the coding sequence GTGAATTTATTGTGGGGCATCTTTGGCGTATTCGTTGTTCTTGGAATCGCCTTCTTATTATCAAGCGGCAAGAAGTCTATCAAGCCACGGACAATTCTCGGCGGATTAGCCATCCAGATTACATTTGCATTTATGGTACTAGAATGGGAATTTGGAAGAAAAATGTTGTTAGGTCTTTCGAATAAAGTCCAAAATGTAATTGACTATGCAGGTGAAGGAATTGCTTTCTTATTTGGTCCAGCGGCTGACATTGGTGGATTTGGATTTGTTTTTGCCTTCCAAGTTTTGACAATCATCATCTTCTTTTCTTCTTTAATCTCAGTACTATATTACTTAGGTGTTATGCAAATTGTCATCAAAATTCTAGGAGGCGCATTATCGAAGCTTCTTGGAACGAGTAAAGCAGAGTCAATTTCAGCAGCAGCGAATATTTTCGTTGGCCAAACAGAAGCACCGCTAGTCATTCGCCCCTTTATCGCGGGGATGACCAAGTCCGAATTATTTGCAGTTATGACAGGGGGACTGGCTTCTGTAGCAGGTTCTACTCTGGCGGGTTACGCACTTCTTGGTGTACCGCTTGAATATTTGTTAGCTGCAAGTTTCATGGCTGCTCCAGCCGGGTTGATCATGGCTAAAATCATGATGCCGGAAACAGAAGAAGTCGAAGAAAAAGAGTTTGTTATGGAAAAAGACGAAGCTTCAGTTAACGTCGTAGATGCAGCAGCACGTGGTGCGTCTGACGGTCTTCAATTGGCGTTAAATGTGGGCGCGATGTTACTTGCATTTATCGCATTAATTGCTTTACTAAATGGTGTACTTGGCGGCATCGGTGGATGGTTCGGTTTTGGTGGTTTGACTATCCAAAGTATTTTAGGTGTCATTTTTGCACCGCTTGCATGGGCAATTGGTGTACCTTGGGCTGAAGCAGTCCAAGCGGGTAGCTTTATCGGACAGAAGCTAGTACTTAACGAATTTGTTGCGTATTCAGCTTTTGCTCCTGAAATTGCCAACTTGTCACCTAAAACGGTCATCGTTGTCAGCTTTGCTCTTTGCGGATTCGCAAACTTAAGCTCATTGGCAATCTTACTTGGCGGACTTGGTGCGATCGCACCAAGTCGTCGTTCAGATATTGCTCGTCTTGGCATGCGCGCCGTTGCGGCGGGTGTACTCGCTTCATTATTGAGTGCAGCAATTGCCGGAATGTTCGTGTAA
- a CDS encoding neutral zinc metallopeptidase — MEWKGRKASRNVEDRRGKGGALVAGGGIGGILIVLLVAFLGGDPGVILDQLGGSSGTTSNQSYESTPQEEELAEFVSVVLADTEQVWTEVFKEEGMEYVEPTLVLYSGSVESACGTAGAAVGPFYCPGDYKLYIDLSFYNDLQTQFQAPGDFAMAYVVAHEVGHHVQNLLGVMEDVQPLRSQLSEEEYNKVQVRLELQADYLSGVWAHHAQGMGYLEEGDLEEALTAASAVGDDTIQQRSRGYVVPESFTHGSSEQRQRWFKKGFQAGNLKEGDTFNATDL, encoded by the coding sequence ATGGAATGGAAAGGTAGAAAAGCCAGTAGAAACGTTGAAGATCGGCGAGGGAAAGGTGGAGCGCTAGTAGCAGGAGGCGGCATCGGCGGTATTTTAATTGTGTTATTAGTGGCTTTTTTAGGAGGCGACCCAGGTGTCATTCTTGATCAATTGGGTGGATCCTCAGGAACGACTTCAAACCAGTCTTACGAATCAACTCCACAAGAAGAAGAATTGGCTGAATTTGTGTCAGTCGTTCTAGCGGATACGGAACAAGTTTGGACAGAAGTTTTTAAAGAAGAAGGCATGGAATATGTTGAGCCGACACTCGTTTTGTATAGTGGCAGCGTCGAGTCTGCCTGTGGAACAGCAGGCGCAGCCGTCGGACCCTTTTATTGTCCAGGCGATTACAAACTTTATATTGATTTGAGTTTTTACAATGACCTACAAACCCAATTTCAAGCACCCGGTGATTTTGCCATGGCGTATGTCGTGGCACACGAAGTTGGACACCACGTTCAAAATCTTCTTGGTGTTATGGAAGACGTGCAGCCACTTCGCAGCCAGCTTAGTGAAGAAGAATACAATAAAGTGCAAGTACGCTTGGAGTTGCAAGCGGATTATTTGTCGGGCGTCTGGGCCCACCATGCGCAAGGTATGGGCTATTTAGAAGAAGGTGACCTAGAAGAAGCATTGACAGCGGCAAGTGCGGTAGGGGATGACACCATTCAACAGCGGTCCCGTGGTTACGTTGTACCTGAGAGTTTTACACACGGTAGTTCCGAACAGCGCCAGCGATGGTTTAAAAAAGGCTTTCAAGCCGGTAATTTAAAAGAAGGCGACACGTTTAATGCAACTGATTTGTGA
- a CDS encoding methyltransferase gives MSEQAYDQLLVIATTGNQQGFNASLHHNRYEPTPYDLLDKLFEHYSLSPEDCIVDVGCGKGRLNFYVHHFFGVKSVGIEMNPTFYTEALENKKQYAKKHKGAEFHINFCNCLAQKYPVTADDTVFYFFNPFSVAIFIAFVNKILASVEKSPRTVDVILFFASQDYSDYLETNGVFQLIEEIQLSDFHKDPRERFLIYRLSKMD, from the coding sequence ATGAGTGAGCAAGCCTATGACCAACTGCTAGTGATTGCAACAACAGGAAACCAGCAAGGATTTAACGCCTCTTTGCATCATAATCGTTATGAGCCTACACCTTACGATTTACTCGACAAATTGTTTGAGCATTATAGCCTGTCTCCTGAAGATTGTATCGTTGATGTTGGTTGTGGAAAAGGGCGCTTGAATTTTTATGTGCATCATTTTTTTGGTGTAAAAAGTGTAGGCATCGAAATGAATCCGACATTTTACACAGAAGCCCTCGAAAATAAAAAACAGTACGCGAAAAAGCACAAAGGTGCAGAGTTTCACATTAACTTTTGTAATTGCTTAGCTCAGAAATACCCAGTTACAGCAGACGATACCGTATTCTATTTCTTTAACCCTTTTTCAGTGGCGATATTCATCGCATTTGTGAATAAAATTTTAGCTTCAGTCGAAAAATCTCCACGGACGGTAGACGTGATTTTGTTTTTTGCCTCTCAAGACTACAGTGATTATCTGGAAACTAACGGAGTTTTTCAGCTAATAGAAGAAATTCAATTGTCGGATTTCCATAAAGATCCGCGCGAACGATTTTTAATTTATCGATTGTCTAAAATGGATTAG
- a CDS encoding STAS domain-containing protein, which translates to MEKENRLLGERVSADRELIAQLIHEEVSANLQAEQLQMTKAFIEVVNNIRTDFVDLIGQSISNSYNIQEVYTKIQQWGEKTGDFFLENNRSLEDALAEVSLFRKHIGTVIKTEALHKKINIQILFDSMETFHSLLDYAAVSYTEAYTVSYRRKLNCARKEFLELSSPVVPVSDQIAILPLVGSIEMDRARYILEKTLLAANQLKITVLIVDLSGVVRVDSIVAEQIIKIIQSLKLVGIRSVLTGIRPEIAAMLIGIGVDLKDIEIGGSLKRVLHQMNVT; encoded by the coding sequence ATGGAAAAAGAGAATCGGTTATTGGGGGAACGCGTGTCGGCAGATAGAGAATTGATCGCACAATTGATCCATGAAGAAGTCAGCGCGAATCTTCAGGCTGAGCAGTTGCAAATGACGAAAGCCTTCATTGAAGTTGTAAATAACATTCGAACTGATTTTGTGGATTTGATCGGACAATCCATTAGCAATAGTTACAATATTCAAGAGGTCTATACGAAGATTCAACAATGGGGAGAAAAAACAGGTGATTTTTTTCTTGAAAACAATCGATCGCTAGAAGACGCACTTGCCGAAGTTTCTTTATTTCGAAAACACATCGGAACAGTCATCAAAACAGAAGCCCTTCACAAGAAGATTAACATTCAAATTCTTTTTGATAGTATGGAGACCTTTCATTCGTTACTGGATTATGCAGCTGTTTCCTATACAGAAGCCTACACAGTTTCATATCGACGAAAATTGAACTGCGCAAGAAAAGAATTTCTTGAACTTTCCTCACCCGTTGTCCCGGTCAGTGATCAGATTGCCATTTTACCACTAGTGGGTAGCATTGAAATGGACCGAGCTCGTTATATACTGGAGAAAACCTTACTAGCAGCAAATCAACTAAAAATTACGGTATTGATTGTAGATTTGTCAGGTGTCGTGAGAGTCGACTCAATCGTTGCAGAACAAATTATTAAAATCATCCAGTCGCTAAAGCTCGTAGGTATACGCTCGGTTCTCACGGGAATCCGTCCAGAAATTGCAGCGATGCTTATTGGTATTGGCGTCGATTTAAAAGACATTGAAATTGGTGGCAGCCTGAAACGCGTCTTACATCAGATGAATGTCACTTAA
- a CDS encoding TraB/GumN family protein → MLDDNITRLEYNGKELILIGTAHVSKASAEQVKAVIETERPDSVCIELDAQRYESVTQDSKWKETDIFKVIKDKKASLLLMNLAISSFQNRLADQFGIKPGQEMIQGIASAKETGAELVLADRNIQVTFSRIWGNIGFMGKAQLLTSVFFSIFSKETISEEDLEKMKSQDTLNAVMNDFTQSFPKLKEPLIDERDQYLAQKIKEAPGQKIVAVLGAAHVPGIIKEVHNEHDLEELSKVPAKSKWPKVIGWAIPLALVAMIAITFMNNPAAGLDQTISWILWTACLGAIGAAVAFGHPLAILTAFVGGPIGALHPLLAAGWFSGLAQAYVRRPNVGDFQTLSKDVFTLKGFWDNKVTRVLLVVVLTNLGTAAGNVIGGLDVIRLFFQNL, encoded by the coding sequence ATGTTGGATGACAATATCACACGCCTAGAATACAACGGCAAAGAATTAATCCTAATCGGTACGGCACACGTTTCTAAAGCTAGTGCAGAGCAGGTGAAAGCCGTCATTGAAACCGAGCGACCGGATTCGGTATGCATCGAATTAGATGCGCAGCGCTATGAATCGGTAACTCAAGACAGCAAATGGAAAGAAACCGACATTTTCAAAGTGATCAAAGACAAAAAAGCAAGTTTGTTACTCATGAATTTGGCTATTTCCTCTTTTCAGAACCGTCTTGCAGATCAGTTTGGCATCAAACCTGGACAAGAAATGATTCAAGGGATTGCTTCTGCTAAAGAAACTGGCGCAGAATTGGTACTCGCTGACCGCAATATTCAAGTAACGTTTTCGCGCATTTGGGGCAATATCGGTTTTATGGGGAAAGCGCAATTGCTGACTTCCGTATTCTTTAGTATTTTCAGCAAAGAGACGATCTCAGAAGAAGATTTGGAAAAGATGAAGTCACAGGATACCCTCAACGCGGTAATGAATGATTTTACCCAATCTTTCCCTAAACTGAAAGAGCCGCTCATTGACGAACGAGACCAATATTTGGCGCAAAAAATTAAAGAAGCTCCTGGTCAAAAAATTGTCGCGGTTCTTGGTGCAGCACATGTTCCAGGAATCATTAAAGAAGTCCACAACGAACACGATTTGGAAGAACTGTCAAAAGTTCCAGCCAAATCAAAGTGGCCGAAAGTTATCGGTTGGGCGATTCCGTTAGCATTGGTCGCTATGATTGCCATCACGTTTATGAATAACCCTGCGGCTGGTCTCGACCAAACGATTAGCTGGATCCTTTGGACCGCATGTCTTGGGGCAATAGGTGCTGCTGTAGCTTTCGGTCATCCATTAGCAATTCTCACTGCTTTTGTCGGGGGTCCGATCGGTGCACTACATCCATTGTTAGCGGCAGGCTGGTTTTCAGGACTTGCACAAGCCTATGTTCGTCGCCCGAACGTTGGGGATTTCCAAACTTTATCGAAGGACGTGTTTACGCTTAAAGGCTTTTGGGACAATAAAGTTACGCGTGTTCTACTGGTTGTGGTGTTAACAAATTTGGGTACGGCAGCAGGCAATGTAATTGGTGGATTAGACGTTATTCGTTTGTTTTTCCAAAACCTATAA